One stretch of Anabas testudineus chromosome 24, fAnaTes1.2, whole genome shotgun sequence DNA includes these proteins:
- the gopc gene encoding Golgi-associated PDZ and coiled-coil motif-containing protein isoform X3 — MSASAGCSPAGQSTGLGPGMSMFRWLEVLEKEFDKAFVDVDLLLGEIDPDQVDITYEGRQKMTSLSSCFAQLCHKTQTVFQLNHKLEAQLVDIRSELTDAKAERAALEKEVHDQLLQLHALQLQLHAKQGQAEDSDTIKGRLELEASKKEKLAEARLEAEARLFKKENEALRRHMAVLQAEVYGARLAAKYLDKELAGRVQQIQLLGRDMKGPAHDKLWNQLEAEIHLHRHKTVIRACRGRNDPKKPLPSPVGHEPDVLKKTQGVGPIRKVVLVKDDHEGLGISITGGKEHGVPILISEIHLGQPADRCGGLHVGDAILAVNSINLRDAKHKEAVTILSQQRGQIEFEVVYVAPEVDSDDENVEYEDDSGHRYRLYLDELEDSSTTPPTNNSASLQALEKMSLSNGAENGDTGISSETPSEETPSKPPETDCSS; from the exons ATGTCTGCTTCGGCTGGATGCTCCCCGGCGGGCCAGAGCACGGGCCTCGGCCCCGGTATGTCCATGTTCCGCTGGCTCGAAGTGCTGGAGAAAGAGTTTGACAAGGCCTTTGTGGACGTGGACCTGCTGCTCGGAGAAATAGACCCAGATCAAGTCGACATCACGTACGAGGGTCGTCAGAAGATGACCAGCCTAAGCTCCTGCTTCGCTCAGCTGTGTCACAAAACCCAGACTGTTTTTCAGCTTAACCACAAACTAGAG GCTCAGCTGGTGGACATACGTTCTGAGCTGACTGACGCCAAGGCAGAGCGGGCCGCACTAGAAAAGGAAGTCCACGATCAGCTCCTGCAACTTCACgctctccagctgcagctccatgCCAAGCAAGGACAGGCTGAGGACTCTGACACCATTAAAGGCCGACTG GAACTTGAGGCCAGTAAGAAGGAGAAATTGGCAGAGGCAAGGCTGGAGGCAGAAGCCAGGCTatttaagaaagaaaatgaggcCCTCCGCAGGCACATGGCAGTACTGCAGGCTGAAGTCTATGGAGCCAGACTCGCTGCCAAATACTTGGACAAGGAACTTGCTGGCAG GGTGCAGCAGATCCAGCTACTGGGCCGTGACATGAAAGGGCCAGCACATGACAAGCTGTGGAACCAACTGGAGGCAGAGATTCACCTTCACCGCCATAAGACTGTCATCCGAGCATGCAGAGGACGCAACGATCCCAAGAAACCTCTTCCCTCTCCTGTGGGGCAC GAGCCAGACGTGCTGAAGAAAACCCAGGGAGTGGGCCCTATCAGAAAGGTGGTGCTAGTCAAAGATGATCACGAGGGGCTGGGAATCTCCATTACc GGTGGGAAGGAGCACGGCGTTCCCATTCTAATTTCAGAGATCCACCTGGGTCAGCCCGCGGACAGATGTGGAGGTCTGCACGTGGGCGACGCCATCCTTGCTGTTAACAGCATCAATTTGCGAGACGCCAAACACAAGGAAGCTGTCACCATTCTGTCTCAGCAG CGAGGACAGATAGAGTTCGAGGTGGTGTACGTGGCTCCGGAGGTGGACAGCGACGACGAGAACGTGGAGTACGAAGACGACAGCGGCCACCGCTACCGACTGTACCTGGACGAACTGGAGGACAGCAGCACGACGCCACCTACCAACAACTCGGCATCGCTGCAGG CCCTGGAGAAGATGTCACTGAGCAACGGAGCAGAGAACGGAGATACTGGGATCTCCAGTGAGACGCCCTCAGAGGAAACTCCTTCAAAACCGCCTGAGACTGACTGCTCCTCCTAA
- the gopc gene encoding Golgi-associated PDZ and coiled-coil motif-containing protein isoform X1, whose protein sequence is MSASAGCSPAGQSTGLGPGMSMFRWLEVLEKEFDKAFVDVDLLLGEIDPDQVDITYEGRQKMTSLSSCFAQLCHKTQTVFQLNHKLEAQLVDIRSELTDAKAERAALEKEVHDQLLQLHALQLQLHAKQGQAEDSDTIKGRLPAPTLEQMEQELEASKKEKLAEARLEAEARLFKKENEALRRHMAVLQAEVYGARLAAKYLDKELAGRVQQIQLLGRDMKGPAHDKLWNQLEAEIHLHRHKTVIRACRGRNDPKKPLPSPVGHEPDVLKKTQGVGPIRKVVLVKDDHEGLGISITGGKEHGVPILISEIHLGQPADRCGGLHVGDAILAVNSINLRDAKHKEAVTILSQQRGQIEFEVVYVAPEVDSDDENVEYEDDSGHRYRLYLDELEDSSTTPPTNNSASLQALEKMSLSNGAENGDTGISSETPSEETPSKPPETDCSS, encoded by the exons ATGTCTGCTTCGGCTGGATGCTCCCCGGCGGGCCAGAGCACGGGCCTCGGCCCCGGTATGTCCATGTTCCGCTGGCTCGAAGTGCTGGAGAAAGAGTTTGACAAGGCCTTTGTGGACGTGGACCTGCTGCTCGGAGAAATAGACCCAGATCAAGTCGACATCACGTACGAGGGTCGTCAGAAGATGACCAGCCTAAGCTCCTGCTTCGCTCAGCTGTGTCACAAAACCCAGACTGTTTTTCAGCTTAACCACAAACTAGAG GCTCAGCTGGTGGACATACGTTCTGAGCTGACTGACGCCAAGGCAGAGCGGGCCGCACTAGAAAAGGAAGTCCACGATCAGCTCCTGCAACTTCACgctctccagctgcagctccatgCCAAGCAAGGACAGGCTGAGGACTCTGACACCATTAAAGGCCGACTG CCTGCACCAACTTTGGAACAGATG GAACAGGAACTTGAGGCCAGTAAGAAGGAGAAATTGGCAGAGGCAAGGCTGGAGGCAGAAGCCAGGCTatttaagaaagaaaatgaggcCCTCCGCAGGCACATGGCAGTACTGCAGGCTGAAGTCTATGGAGCCAGACTCGCTGCCAAATACTTGGACAAGGAACTTGCTGGCAG GGTGCAGCAGATCCAGCTACTGGGCCGTGACATGAAAGGGCCAGCACATGACAAGCTGTGGAACCAACTGGAGGCAGAGATTCACCTTCACCGCCATAAGACTGTCATCCGAGCATGCAGAGGACGCAACGATCCCAAGAAACCTCTTCCCTCTCCTGTGGGGCAC GAGCCAGACGTGCTGAAGAAAACCCAGGGAGTGGGCCCTATCAGAAAGGTGGTGCTAGTCAAAGATGATCACGAGGGGCTGGGAATCTCCATTACc GGTGGGAAGGAGCACGGCGTTCCCATTCTAATTTCAGAGATCCACCTGGGTCAGCCCGCGGACAGATGTGGAGGTCTGCACGTGGGCGACGCCATCCTTGCTGTTAACAGCATCAATTTGCGAGACGCCAAACACAAGGAAGCTGTCACCATTCTGTCTCAGCAG CGAGGACAGATAGAGTTCGAGGTGGTGTACGTGGCTCCGGAGGTGGACAGCGACGACGAGAACGTGGAGTACGAAGACGACAGCGGCCACCGCTACCGACTGTACCTGGACGAACTGGAGGACAGCAGCACGACGCCACCTACCAACAACTCGGCATCGCTGCAGG CCCTGGAGAAGATGTCACTGAGCAACGGAGCAGAGAACGGAGATACTGGGATCTCCAGTGAGACGCCCTCAGAGGAAACTCCTTCAAAACCGCCTGAGACTGACTGCTCCTCCTAA
- the gopc gene encoding Golgi-associated PDZ and coiled-coil motif-containing protein isoform X2 has product MSASAGCSPAGQSTGLGPGMSMFRWLEVLEKEFDKAFVDVDLLLGEIDPDQVDITYEGRQKMTSLSSCFAQLCHKTQTVFQLNHKLEAQLVDIRSELTDAKAERAALEKEVHDQLLQLHALQLQLHAKQGQAEDSDTIKGRLEQELEASKKEKLAEARLEAEARLFKKENEALRRHMAVLQAEVYGARLAAKYLDKELAGRVQQIQLLGRDMKGPAHDKLWNQLEAEIHLHRHKTVIRACRGRNDPKKPLPSPVGHEPDVLKKTQGVGPIRKVVLVKDDHEGLGISITGGKEHGVPILISEIHLGQPADRCGGLHVGDAILAVNSINLRDAKHKEAVTILSQQRGQIEFEVVYVAPEVDSDDENVEYEDDSGHRYRLYLDELEDSSTTPPTNNSASLQALEKMSLSNGAENGDTGISSETPSEETPSKPPETDCSS; this is encoded by the exons ATGTCTGCTTCGGCTGGATGCTCCCCGGCGGGCCAGAGCACGGGCCTCGGCCCCGGTATGTCCATGTTCCGCTGGCTCGAAGTGCTGGAGAAAGAGTTTGACAAGGCCTTTGTGGACGTGGACCTGCTGCTCGGAGAAATAGACCCAGATCAAGTCGACATCACGTACGAGGGTCGTCAGAAGATGACCAGCCTAAGCTCCTGCTTCGCTCAGCTGTGTCACAAAACCCAGACTGTTTTTCAGCTTAACCACAAACTAGAG GCTCAGCTGGTGGACATACGTTCTGAGCTGACTGACGCCAAGGCAGAGCGGGCCGCACTAGAAAAGGAAGTCCACGATCAGCTCCTGCAACTTCACgctctccagctgcagctccatgCCAAGCAAGGACAGGCTGAGGACTCTGACACCATTAAAGGCCGACTG GAACAGGAACTTGAGGCCAGTAAGAAGGAGAAATTGGCAGAGGCAAGGCTGGAGGCAGAAGCCAGGCTatttaagaaagaaaatgaggcCCTCCGCAGGCACATGGCAGTACTGCAGGCTGAAGTCTATGGAGCCAGACTCGCTGCCAAATACTTGGACAAGGAACTTGCTGGCAG GGTGCAGCAGATCCAGCTACTGGGCCGTGACATGAAAGGGCCAGCACATGACAAGCTGTGGAACCAACTGGAGGCAGAGATTCACCTTCACCGCCATAAGACTGTCATCCGAGCATGCAGAGGACGCAACGATCCCAAGAAACCTCTTCCCTCTCCTGTGGGGCAC GAGCCAGACGTGCTGAAGAAAACCCAGGGAGTGGGCCCTATCAGAAAGGTGGTGCTAGTCAAAGATGATCACGAGGGGCTGGGAATCTCCATTACc GGTGGGAAGGAGCACGGCGTTCCCATTCTAATTTCAGAGATCCACCTGGGTCAGCCCGCGGACAGATGTGGAGGTCTGCACGTGGGCGACGCCATCCTTGCTGTTAACAGCATCAATTTGCGAGACGCCAAACACAAGGAAGCTGTCACCATTCTGTCTCAGCAG CGAGGACAGATAGAGTTCGAGGTGGTGTACGTGGCTCCGGAGGTGGACAGCGACGACGAGAACGTGGAGTACGAAGACGACAGCGGCCACCGCTACCGACTGTACCTGGACGAACTGGAGGACAGCAGCACGACGCCACCTACCAACAACTCGGCATCGCTGCAGG CCCTGGAGAAGATGTCACTGAGCAACGGAGCAGAGAACGGAGATACTGGGATCTCCAGTGAGACGCCCTCAGAGGAAACTCCTTCAAAACCGCCTGAGACTGACTGCTCCTCCTAA